A single genomic interval of Lewinellaceae bacterium harbors:
- a CDS encoding TIGR00730 family Rossman fold protein, which produces MNDLHAIAVFCGSSAGNDPVYRESAQALAYQMVKKEIRLIYGGGNIGLMGIMADTVLATGGEVYGVIPAFLKEKEVAHGSLSQLFVVDTMHTRKYKIFDLSDGVIALPGGFGTLDELFEMITWAQLGLHQFPIGILNTRGYYDHMIRQTDHMVAEGFLKPIFRSMLIIEEDPGKLLARMAAYEPLGTEKWIRPDQA; this is translated from the coding sequence ATGAACGATCTACACGCAATTGCCGTTTTCTGCGGATCGAGCGCAGGAAATGATCCCGTCTACCGGGAGTCGGCTCAGGCTCTGGCTTACCAAATGGTGAAAAAGGAGATCCGTCTCATCTACGGGGGTGGAAATATTGGATTAATGGGCATTATGGCCGATACGGTATTGGCTACCGGAGGAGAAGTTTACGGCGTAATTCCGGCATTTCTCAAAGAAAAGGAAGTGGCACACGGCAGCCTGAGCCAGCTTTTTGTGGTCGACACCATGCATACGCGCAAGTATAAGATCTTTGACCTTAGTGATGGTGTCATCGCCTTGCCGGGAGGATTTGGCACCTTGGATGAATTGTTTGAAATGATCACCTGGGCTCAGCTGGGCCTCCATCAATTTCCGATCGGCATATTAAATACCCGCGGCTATTACGATCATATGATACGGCAAACCGACCATATGGTGGCAGAGGGATTTCTGAAGCCAATATTCCGTTCTATGCTGATCATCGAGGAAGATCCCGGAAAATTGTTGGCCAGGATGGCTGCTTATGAACCTCTGGGAACTGAAAAATGGATTCGCCCCGATCAGGCTTAA